A single genomic interval of Legionella israelensis harbors:
- a CDS encoding MBL fold metallo-hydrolase, whose amino-acid sequence MKIKILGTRGEIEPSAPYHSHQSGVLVENKLLFDCGESEFLQYHPDVIFITHLHPDHAYFVREPGKEADIKIPLYAPETFKGKVNVQVLDCKKEIDSFEIIPIPTHHSHKVKSQAYLIKKNKEKILYTGDMIWINREHHQLLTDLDLVITEASFIRKGGRISKHKESEKLYGHTGIPNLLKFFNPFTKHICLVHFGSWFYKDIEKSRKKLKEYSKAFNIHIHVGYDGMELNTQKLEE is encoded by the coding sequence ATGAAAATAAAAATTCTTGGTACCAGAGGTGAAATTGAACCATCCGCCCCCTATCATTCTCATCAATCAGGAGTATTGGTTGAGAATAAATTATTATTTGACTGTGGGGAGTCTGAATTTTTACAGTATCATCCGGATGTTATTTTTATTACCCATCTTCATCCTGATCATGCCTATTTCGTTCGTGAACCTGGAAAAGAAGCGGACATTAAAATTCCTCTGTATGCTCCAGAAACATTCAAAGGTAAGGTCAATGTCCAGGTACTTGACTGTAAAAAAGAAATCGATTCATTTGAAATCATTCCCATTCCAACCCATCATAGCCATAAAGTAAAGTCACAAGCCTACTTGATTAAAAAAAATAAAGAAAAGATTTTATACACAGGCGACATGATTTGGATTAATAGGGAGCATCATCAGCTTCTGACTGATCTCGATTTAGTCATCACTGAAGCCAGCTTCATTCGCAAAGGCGGCCGGATTTCAAAACATAAAGAATCCGAAAAACTATATGGTCATACCGGCATACCGAATCTACTAAAATTTTTTAATCCTTTTACAAAACATATTTGTCTGGTCCATTTTGGTAGTTGGTTTTATAAGGATATTGAAAAATCGAGAAAAAAACTAAAAGAATACAGCAAGGCATTCAATATACATATTCATGTCGGTTACGATGGAATGGAATTAAATACCCAAAAACTTGAAGAATAA
- a CDS encoding UDP-N-acetylmuramyl peptide synthase, protein MTKKKELLYSYVTISSDALRINRNAKCYYETALKFFLPVEVIPEIDGFRLNLGKQHYYFSGVGAPFNNSGSIAASRNKYSMNRILDRAGFPVPKATSLHISEYQQGMLEEKISKLSFPLVAKPLLGKLGRDVLCNIQTLEQLKKYLDENLPYYEFVTIEEFHGNLNSYRVLIFNKRVIGVVQRYPAEVCGDGIHTLRELIDITNDKRLTISDTLSPITVDEECEIRLNELGLDLSYVPKKDESVILGYTSNASRGGTYCSLGNKICKENRRLLIRAANELNITLVGFDVQCTDINIPIETSQGIIIEANDGPSVRIHEYPMAGYPVKVTRKIIRSYIYRHPLLYLKVLYENRHTALYFRVSLLVVFLLALTVILL, encoded by the coding sequence ATGACTAAGAAAAAAGAACTGTTATATAGCTATGTAACAATTTCCTCAGACGCTTTGCGTATAAATAGAAATGCCAAATGTTATTACGAAACAGCATTAAAGTTTTTTTTGCCTGTTGAAGTGATTCCTGAGATAGACGGTTTCAGATTGAACCTGGGCAAACAACATTATTATTTTAGTGGCGTTGGTGCTCCGTTTAATAACAGCGGCAGCATAGCCGCCTCAAGAAATAAATACAGCATGAATCGTATTCTGGACAGAGCAGGGTTTCCGGTCCCAAAAGCCACATCCTTACATATTAGCGAATATCAGCAAGGAATGCTGGAAGAAAAAATATCGAAATTGTCTTTTCCGCTTGTGGCTAAACCTTTACTAGGGAAGCTGGGTCGGGATGTGCTGTGTAATATACAAACCTTAGAGCAGTTAAAGAAATATTTAGATGAAAACTTGCCTTATTATGAATTTGTGACCATTGAAGAGTTCCACGGAAATCTGAATTCCTACCGAGTTCTTATTTTCAATAAACGGGTTATAGGTGTTGTGCAACGTTATCCGGCCGAGGTGTGTGGAGATGGTATACACACGCTTAGAGAACTTATCGATATCACGAACGATAAACGCCTTACCATCAGTGATACGCTAAGTCCTATCACAGTGGATGAGGAATGTGAGATCAGGCTTAATGAATTGGGTTTAGATTTAAGTTATGTGCCGAAAAAAGATGAGTCGGTTATATTAGGGTACACCAGCAATGCATCTCGAGGTGGAACTTATTGTTCTTTGGGGAATAAAATTTGTAAAGAGAATCGTCGATTATTAATTCGGGCGGCAAATGAGCTCAATATAACGCTTGTAGGGTTTGATGTTCAATGCACTGACATTAATATACCCATTGAAACTTCGCAAGGTATTATTATAGAAGCGAATGATGGACCCAGTGTCAGAATTCATGAGTATCCGATGGCGGGATATCCTGTTAAAGTAACCCGTAAAATCATACGTAGCTATATTTATCGTCATCCTCTTTTATATCTTAAAGTTTTATATGAAAATCGTCATACGGCTTTATATTTCAGAGTGAGTCTTTTAGTGGTTTTTTTGCTGGCCCTTACAGTTATCCTGCTTTGA
- a CDS encoding mechanosensitive ion channel domain-containing protein, which translates to MEIEEKMTYQPGVIRQHAYRYIFTVVLVGFVSCHSFVFAQKNTVNKEQNAVEKQISNVPEKVEIIPSARDEEIRQRLENIMNATQWYGKLDIRVDDGVVFLQGETKKEEYKEWAEALSRKTQDVVAVVNKIQIKGASAWDIRQQVTTVLREQWQGLVRALPFLALSLLVLIITWLVAKLVSASTRKSLHYRKLHPLLTDVIARGVALFCFLIGFYIVLQTMGWTTIALTLLGGTGVLGIILGIAFRDITENLLASVLLSIQSPFDNGDLVEIADVTGYVEKLTIRVTILITLTGQVVQIPNATVYKSNIFNYTSSPNRREEFIIGIGYDESVSFAQEIALKVLIEHPAILSKPEPLILVSELTPETVNLRILFWFNGNEYNWQKVKSSAIRLVKRAFQENDIFMPGREMVLSFEDKLPVQLLREKDKAPAKRKVKEEKESDSVSTHAEGELRNEASDIQQQARHSDAVEKEADLLQSSRDSG; encoded by the coding sequence ATGGAGATTGAAGAAAAAATGACTTACCAGCCAGGGGTGATTCGTCAACACGCTTATCGATATATCTTTACTGTAGTGCTTGTCGGTTTTGTCAGCTGTCATTCTTTTGTCTTTGCTCAAAAAAATACGGTAAATAAAGAGCAAAATGCGGTGGAAAAGCAGATCTCCAATGTTCCGGAAAAGGTGGAAATTATCCCTTCAGCTCGTGATGAGGAAATTCGTCAACGACTTGAGAACATCATGAATGCCACCCAGTGGTATGGGAAGTTGGATATCCGCGTCGATGATGGGGTTGTTTTTTTACAGGGAGAAACAAAGAAAGAAGAATATAAAGAATGGGCTGAGGCTCTTTCAAGAAAAACTCAGGATGTGGTGGCTGTTGTTAATAAAATTCAAATCAAAGGCGCTTCTGCCTGGGACATTCGACAGCAGGTGACTACTGTGCTCAGAGAGCAGTGGCAAGGGTTAGTCAGAGCCTTGCCCTTCCTCGCTCTTTCTCTGTTAGTGCTTATCATCACCTGGCTGGTTGCAAAGCTTGTTTCTGCTTCCACACGAAAATCCTTGCATTATCGTAAACTACATCCGCTTTTAACGGATGTTATTGCTCGAGGTGTAGCTTTATTTTGTTTTCTCATAGGTTTTTATATTGTTTTACAGACTATGGGATGGACAACCATTGCTCTGACTTTACTTGGAGGCACAGGTGTATTAGGTATTATTCTCGGTATAGCTTTTCGTGATATAACCGAAAATCTTCTGGCCAGTGTATTGCTCAGCATTCAAAGTCCTTTTGATAACGGCGATCTCGTTGAAATTGCAGATGTGACTGGATATGTTGAAAAATTAACGATACGTGTCACGATTTTGATCACTCTGACAGGCCAGGTGGTTCAGATTCCAAACGCCACGGTTTACAAATCAAACATTTTCAATTATACGAGCAGTCCGAATCGGCGGGAGGAATTTATTATCGGTATTGGTTATGATGAGTCTGTTTCTTTTGCACAGGAAATTGCTTTAAAGGTGTTAATTGAACATCCTGCCATTTTAAGCAAACCGGAGCCTTTAATTCTTGTATCGGAGTTGACACCTGAAACGGTAAATTTACGCATTTTATTCTGGTTCAATGGTAATGAATACAATTGGCAGAAGGTTAAATCATCAGCCATACGTCTGGTGAAACGTGCTTTCCAGGAGAATGATATTTTCATGCCAGGAAGGGAAATGGTTTTAAGTTTTGAGGATAAACTCCCGGTTCAACTGCTTCGGGAAAAAGATAAAGCCCCTGCAAAAAGAAAAGTTAAAGAAGAAAAGGAATCAGACAGTGTTTCAACCCATGCTGAGGGTGAATTGCGCAATGAAGCGTCTGATATTCAGCAACAGGCACGTCACAGCGATGCCGTAGAAAAAGAAGCTGATCTTTTACAATCTTCCAGGGACTCAGGTTAA
- a CDS encoding class I SAM-dependent methyltransferase, which yields MSNHKEWPADNYAIGSYIQSTVADQYLSYLDLKPTDNVLDIGCGNGKYSQKILQKIPQGTLLGIDSSENMLKLAENVAERYSNFNLQKDDVNSMDFKETFDYVVSFWCLQWTSDIHQAFENIFLALKPEGKLLTLFPTGDDPFMTTYQEVKASGQFPELKHFHPPVDYSKLKNLGNQIKDIPFTSLTVERHQESILLPSLDVFRKFVNGIGFYQGQIPAERIPLINEAMVNVFEKECQRKYAGEYQFAFSIYFIRGEK from the coding sequence ATGTCAAATCACAAGGAATGGCCGGCCGATAACTATGCTATCGGTTCTTATATTCAGTCCACTGTGGCTGATCAGTATTTATCTTATCTGGATTTGAAACCTACGGATAATGTTTTGGATATCGGTTGTGGCAACGGTAAATACAGCCAAAAAATTCTGCAAAAAATACCTCAGGGAACATTATTAGGAATTGACTCCTCAGAAAACATGTTAAAACTGGCTGAAAACGTTGCCGAGCGTTACTCTAATTTTAACCTGCAAAAAGATGATGTAAATTCCATGGATTTTAAGGAAACATTTGATTATGTCGTTTCTTTCTGGTGCCTCCAATGGACGTCTGATATTCACCAGGCTTTTGAAAACATTTTTCTGGCTTTAAAACCCGAAGGAAAATTACTCACTTTGTTTCCCACGGGAGATGACCCTTTTATGACGACTTATCAGGAGGTAAAAGCGTCCGGTCAGTTTCCTGAGCTTAAACATTTCCACCCACCTGTGGACTACAGCAAACTTAAGAATCTTGGAAATCAAATAAAAGATATCCCTTTTACATCATTAACCGTTGAACGCCACCAGGAAAGCATTCTTCTCCCCTCTTTGGATGTCTTTCGTAAATTTGTAAACGGCATTGGTTTTTATCAAGGACAGATCCCGGCTGAGCGAATTCCGCTGATCAATGAGGCGATGGTCAACGTTTTTGAAAAAGAATGTCAAAGAAAATATGCGGGCGAATATCAATTTGCCTTTTCCATTTATTTTATCAGAGGTGAAAAATAA
- a CDS encoding DUF6962 family protein, producing MNAIITNALTNALHALFLLSYFLLAFWQWQKGNKRFTGCIVSFFFVVFLLKVLGVLVHYLSGNEYVSNLWLAIAMGVILHNYLLIHAMRMPEILRAMTMIFSLLLIGCFIIDDHFIYIAILLITVYLLAALYSEKWTRFGFIAVIVANIIWIVLRESSQLFFGREIPVEWRFDNDVYHLLLIIATFIIYLSIKRGDWSYPKT from the coding sequence ATGAATGCGATTATTACCAATGCACTCACCAATGCCCTGCATGCCCTGTTTCTTTTAAGCTACTTTTTACTTGCTTTCTGGCAGTGGCAAAAAGGAAACAAGCGGTTTACGGGATGTATTGTTTCCTTCTTTTTTGTGGTGTTTCTTCTGAAAGTTCTTGGTGTTCTCGTCCATTATTTAAGTGGAAATGAATATGTGAGTAACTTATGGCTAGCTATCGCAATGGGCGTCATATTGCATAATTATTTGCTTATCCATGCCATGCGTATGCCTGAAATATTAAGAGCCATGACCATGATTTTTTCTTTGCTGCTCATAGGCTGTTTTATTATTGATGATCATTTTATTTATATCGCCATATTATTAATTACAGTGTATCTGCTTGCCGCTTTGTATTCAGAAAAATGGACACGTTTTGGTTTTATCGCTGTGATCGTTGCCAACATTATCTGGATAGTCCTGCGTGAGAGCAGTCAACTTTTTTTCGGGCGTGAAATACCCGTTGAATGGCGATTTGATAATGATGTGTATCACTTGCTATTGATTATTGCTACGTTCATCATTTATCTTTCCATAAAAAGAGGGGATTGGAGTTATCCAAAAACTTAG
- a CDS encoding nuclear transport factor 2 family protein — translation MTERNKSILKQAFKTIFEENQIDDLTVAEFFSKDYQQWVDGHQLDYQGFLQHLKAQRQKIATISIEFKSVVAEKNKVATIHQVEAITQKGNLVKGKVIAHFTFENDKIISCEELTFFTEAKEEDRDLGSVR, via the coding sequence ATGACTGAAAGAAATAAATCCATTTTAAAGCAGGCTTTTAAAACTATTTTTGAAGAAAATCAGATTGACGACCTAACCGTTGCTGAATTCTTCAGCAAGGATTATCAGCAATGGGTGGATGGCCACCAACTGGATTATCAGGGTTTTCTGCAACATCTCAAGGCTCAAAGGCAAAAAATAGCAACCATATCGATTGAATTTAAATCCGTGGTGGCTGAAAAAAACAAAGTAGCCACCATTCACCAAGTAGAGGCCATCACCCAAAAAGGAAATCTGGTTAAAGGTAAAGTGATTGCTCATTTCACGTTCGAGAACGATAAAATCATATCCTGTGAAGAGTTAACCTTTTTTACTGAAGCAAAAGAAGAAGATAGAGATTTAGGCTCGGTTCGTTAG
- a CDS encoding 3-deoxy-7-phosphoheptulonate synthase → MNYTVIKTLPPVEDIIQAFPLSPSAQAKIQQDRREVKNILEGKDDRLLMIIGPCSAWPKEAVLKYAQKLLKLNELVKDKLKLIMRVYIQKPRTTKGWTGPVNQPDIFSPPDIEAGIKYTRDMMIKVIEMGLPIADEALFTHNAKGFLELLSWVAIGARSSEDQEHRIFASALDCPVGLKNPTHGSLAIAVNSIIAAQHPHVAVFDRDEVQTHGNQYAHLVLRGANHAPNYSIQHLEEAKRQMDKHHIHHPSLIIDASHDNCLVDGKKDYRLQPSIILNLLKDLKSRPDLRKLVKGFMVESFLQEGKQTVNIKQPKTVDLSGLSITDPCLGWQKTEELLLQFA, encoded by the coding sequence ATGAACTATACCGTTATCAAAACATTACCCCCCGTTGAAGATATTATTCAAGCCTTTCCTTTATCCCCCTCTGCTCAAGCAAAAATTCAACAGGATCGCCGGGAAGTAAAAAATATTTTAGAAGGAAAAGATGACAGGCTTCTTATGATCATTGGTCCGTGTTCTGCCTGGCCAAAAGAAGCCGTACTGAAATATGCACAAAAACTTTTAAAATTGAATGAGCTGGTGAAAGACAAGTTGAAATTGATCATGCGTGTCTACATTCAAAAACCACGAACCACTAAAGGTTGGACAGGTCCTGTGAATCAACCCGATATTTTTTCCCCTCCCGACATCGAGGCCGGTATCAAATATACCCGTGACATGATGATTAAAGTTATTGAAATGGGCTTACCCATTGCCGATGAGGCTTTATTTACCCATAACGCCAAAGGCTTTCTGGAATTGCTCTCATGGGTCGCCATCGGTGCTCGCAGTTCGGAAGATCAAGAACATCGCATTTTTGCTTCCGCGCTGGATTGTCCTGTAGGTTTGAAAAATCCGACCCATGGCTCTTTAGCGATTGCTGTAAATAGCATCATTGCCGCACAACATCCTCATGTTGCGGTTTTTGACAGAGATGAAGTTCAAACCCATGGTAATCAATATGCTCATTTAGTGCTGCGGGGAGCAAATCATGCTCCCAACTACTCCATACAGCATCTTGAAGAAGCCAAACGCCAAATGGATAAGCATCATATTCACCATCCGTCTCTGATCATTGATGCCAGTCATGATAATTGCCTTGTCGATGGTAAAAAAGATTACCGTCTACAACCCTCCATTATTTTAAATCTTTTAAAAGATTTAAAATCGAGACCGGATTTAAGAAAACTGGTGAAAGGATTTATGGTGGAGAGCTTTTTGCAAGAAGGCAAGCAAACGGTGAATATAAAGCAGCCAAAGACGGTGGATCTATCCGGATTGTCTATAACCGATCCCTGTCTTGGATGGCAAAAAACGGAAGAACTCCTTCTTCAATTCGCATAA
- a CDS encoding prephenate dehydratase domain-containing protein yields the protein MMKIKLGVSGDPGSFSEEAGLNYAERAGIEPSLIHLTDMESVLSAVEKETVDMGIFPVVNLHGGLVNPAFKAMGRHLFLPIDEYWLDVKQCLLTLPGTAIHQIDNIVSHSQGIAQCRHYLKERFHHIEWKEWIDTARAAHDLAKDILPPTAAVIAPERASEIYGLKVMAKNIQDHSPNLTAFIIVKKYNGKES from the coding sequence ATGATGAAAATAAAACTCGGAGTTTCTGGCGACCCTGGTTCCTTCTCGGAAGAGGCGGGTTTAAATTACGCTGAACGTGCCGGAATTGAACCTTCACTGATTCACCTGACCGATATGGAATCGGTTCTTTCCGCCGTAGAAAAAGAAACGGTTGATATGGGAATTTTTCCCGTCGTTAATCTTCATGGAGGATTGGTTAACCCCGCGTTTAAAGCCATGGGACGACATCTTTTTCTCCCCATCGATGAATACTGGCTTGATGTTAAACAATGCCTGTTAACACTTCCAGGCACAGCGATTCATCAAATTGATAATATCGTCTCTCATTCACAAGGGATTGCCCAATGCCGGCACTATTTGAAAGAAAGATTCCATCACATCGAATGGAAGGAATGGATCGATACAGCAAGAGCAGCACATGATCTGGCAAAAGACATTCTTCCTCCAACGGCGGCCGTAATAGCCCCTGAACGCGCGTCTGAAATATATGGCCTGAAGGTCATGGCCAAAAACATCCAGGATCACAGCCCCAATTTAACGGCATTTATTATAGTTAAAAAGTATAACGGTAAAGAAAGTTAA
- a CDS encoding chorismate mutase, with product MSSIEQLRQKIENIDHDIIKHLAQRQELSRQIGLLKSKEGKAIIDPAQEKKLFRLYGQWCEKYHLPQSFIKNLFRIIIDYSRMVQKT from the coding sequence ATGAGCAGCATTGAACAATTAAGACAAAAAATTGAAAATATCGACCACGATATCATTAAGCATCTTGCTCAACGTCAGGAGCTATCACGACAAATTGGCCTTTTAAAATCAAAAGAAGGCAAGGCCATTATTGATCCTGCACAAGAAAAAAAACTGTTCAGGCTTTATGGACAATGGTGTGAAAAATACCATCTGCCGCAAAGTTTTATAAAAAATCTATTCCGTATCATCATTGATTATTCGAGAATGGTGCAAAAAACCTAG